From one Diachasmimorpha longicaudata isolate KC_UGA_2023 chromosome 8, iyDiaLong2, whole genome shotgun sequence genomic stretch:
- the LOC135165004 gene encoding recQ-mediated genome instability protein 1-like isoform X3: MRKVANENIAVTDAEQTQAWEIKSKRMMQLFLTDGIQDVSAIEYQPIRFLKDIILPGLKIMIKGPVICRRGVILMDESNIMEIGGEVEHLLITNATENIFARTLNMPENPDPYNDTKQKTDEVAALFDDDFNDDLGEIIEMESENFSNRLPPANPQGSKSRKLNSSLNSTNTAKNVTRPVTRSEPSTLPVYFQAEPETGMEDIDFPDDDDIFDMIDENELESISKQSETGRQMKDDPNPVKSLNRGISEVTNIRANRNDDSIVLSEEEPEEMGSSPVEDPPKNAKKFKPSEQIDENLEDIGSLDWDDFELEVDTLKVIQTPAIPPKNPSPVKSSSVSAPFKTSETFSGVNKGMKPLQVTKTSAQSSSGRSGSPSTLKMKSTAQMKPLNSTPPGSKLLNNKKNTKPVENRRGIMDYFRKTEQPSPKTVERPKLCDFICEIKRLSLTQGSVCKKIWGRTKYLGKLGKGAMGWMLEGSLTDGTDSLDVEFSSSVLEKELGFTVTEFAVQKKQRKNNPEVEERLRQAFRAADARLKNMDALVEIELSLDNKKPKVISITDLSDAERKTITECKKRLGYS; encoded by the exons ATGCGAAAGGTGGCGAACGAAAATATAGCAGTGACAGATGCAGAGCAGACACAAGCCTGGGAAATAAAGAGCAAAAGAATGATGCAGTTGTTTCTGACTGATGGCATTCAGGATGTGTCAGCGATCGAGTATCAGCCCATCAGGTTCCTCAAGGACATCATCCTTCCAGGCttgaaaatcatgataaaGGGACCCGTTATCTGTAGGAGAGGGGTCATTCTGATGGATGAATCGAATATAATGGAGATCGGGGGTGAAGTTGAGCATTTGCTGATTACCAATGCcacggaaaatatttttgcacgAACCTT GAACATGCCGGAGAATCCAGACCCCTACAATGACACAAAACAGAAGACAGACGAGGTAGCAGCCCTATTTGATGATGATTTCAACGACGACTTgggcgaaataatcgaaatgGAATCAGAAAATTTTAGCAATCGATTGCCACCAGCCAATCCCCAGGGCTCAAAGTCCCGAAAATTGAATTCCTCCCTAAATTCCACCAACACAGCCAAGAATGTGACGAGACCAGTGACTAGATCTGAACCATCAACTCTCCCCGTCTATTTCCAAGCTGAACCAGAAACAGGAATGGAGGACATCGACTTCCCTGACGACGATGACATCTTCGACATGATTGACGAGAACGAGCTCGAGAGCATCTCCAAACAATCAGAAACTGGACGGCAGATGAAAGACGATCCTAATCCTGTGAAATCTTTAAATCGTGGAATATCAGAAGTAACAAATATTCGTGCCAATAGAAACGATGATTCAATTGTCCTTTCTGAGGAAGAGCCAGAAGAAATGGGGTCATCACCTGTTGAAGATCCTCCAAAAAAtgccaaaaaattcaaaccaaGTGAACAGATTGATGAGAATCTGGAGGATATTGGAAGTTTAGATTGGGATGATTTCGAattagaagttgatactttgAAAGTAATTCAAACACCAGCGATTCCGCCTAAAAATCCTTCCCCCGTGAAATCAAGTTCTGTATCAGCACCTTTCAAGACATCTGAAACGTTTTCTGGGGTTAACAAAGGGATGAAGCCTTTACAAGTGACGAAAACGAGTGCTCAGAGTTCCTCAGGAAGGTCAGGATCTCCTTCAACgttgaaaatgaaatcaaCTGCTCAGATGAAGCCCCTGAACTCGACTCCACCAGGTTCAAAACTcctcaacaataaaaaaaacacaaagcCCGTCGAGAACAGGAGAGGAATTATGGATTATTTTAGAAAGACTGAGCAACCAAGTCCCAAGACCGTTGAACGTCCAAAACTCTGTGATTTCATTTGTGAAATAAAACGATTGTCCTTGACTCAAGGGTCGGTTTGCAAGAAAATCTGGGGAAGGACAAAGTATCTTGGGAAACTGGGGAAGGGTGCGATGGGCTGGATGCTTGAAGGATCGTTGACTGATGGCACTGACAGCCTAGATGTTGAGTTTTCGTCTAGTGTTTTGGAGAAGGAACTTGGCTTCACTGTCACTGAATTCGCTGTCCAGAAGAAACAGAGGAAGAATAATCCTGAGGTGGAGGAAAGATTGAGACAG GCATTTAGAGCTGCAGACGCAAGACTGAAAAATATGGACGCCCTCGTCGAAATCGAACTCTCCCTAGACAACAAAAAGCCAAAAGTCATATCTATCACAGACTTGAGTGATGCAGAAAGAAAAACCATCACTGAGTGTAAAAAACGTTTGGGATATTCGTGA
- the LOC135165004 gene encoding recQ-mediated genome instability protein 1-like isoform X2, with amino-acid sequence MIAKYLLEPSLWRATDDEILTFATAQWQLSDLREISNRKGCLPSNLVEQKSTTLTGKYILQVEKGYDISTPKYKQLEAMRKVANENIAVTDAEQTQAWEIKSKRMMQLFLTDGIQDVSAIEYQPIRFLKDIILPGLKIMIKGPVICRRGVILMDESNIMEIGGEVEHLLITNATENIFARTLNMPENPDPYNDTKQKTDEVAALFDDDFNDDLGEIIEMESENFSNRLPPANPQGSKSRKLNSSLNSTNTAKNVTRPVTRSEPSTLPVYFQAEPETGMEDIDFPDDDDIFDMIDENELESISKQSETGRQMKDDPNPVKSLNRGISEVTNIRANRNDDSIVLSEEEPEEMGSSPVEDPPKNAKKFKPSEQIDENLEDIGSLDWDDFELEVDTLKVIQTPAIPPKNPSPVKSSSVSAPFKTSETFSGVNKGMKPLQVTKTSAQSSSGRSGSPSTLKMKSTAQMKPLNSTPPGSKLLNNKKNTKPVENRRGIMDYFRKTEQPSPKTVERPKLCDFICEIKRLSLTQGSVCKKIWGRTKYLGKLGKGAMGWMLEGSLTDGTDSLDVEFSSSVLEKELGFTVTEFAVQKKQRKNNPEVEERLRQAFRAADARLKNMDALVEIELSLDNKKPKVISITDLSDAERKTITECKKRLGYS; translated from the exons ATGAtagcaaaatatttattagaaCCTTCTTTGTGGAGA GCAACTGATGATGAGATACTGACGTTTGCGACAGCTCAATGGCAACTGAGCGATTTACGGGAGATCAGCAACAGAAAGGGATGTTTGCCAAGCAACCTTGTTGAACAAAAATCCACCACCTTGACTGGCAAATACATTCTCCAG gtgGAGAAAGGTTATGACATATCCACCCCAAAATACAAACAACTAGAAGCTATGCGAAAGGTGGCGAACGAAAATATAGCAGTGACAGATGCAGAGCAGACACAAGCCTGGGAAATAAAGAGCAAAAGAATGATGCAGTTGTTTCTGACTGATGGCATTCAGGATGTGTCAGCGATCGAGTATCAGCCCATCAGGTTCCTCAAGGACATCATCCTTCCAGGCttgaaaatcatgataaaGGGACCCGTTATCTGTAGGAGAGGGGTCATTCTGATGGATGAATCGAATATAATGGAGATCGGGGGTGAAGTTGAGCATTTGCTGATTACCAATGCcacggaaaatatttttgcacgAACCTT GAACATGCCGGAGAATCCAGACCCCTACAATGACACAAAACAGAAGACAGACGAGGTAGCAGCCCTATTTGATGATGATTTCAACGACGACTTgggcgaaataatcgaaatgGAATCAGAAAATTTTAGCAATCGATTGCCACCAGCCAATCCCCAGGGCTCAAAGTCCCGAAAATTGAATTCCTCCCTAAATTCCACCAACACAGCCAAGAATGTGACGAGACCAGTGACTAGATCTGAACCATCAACTCTCCCCGTCTATTTCCAAGCTGAACCAGAAACAGGAATGGAGGACATCGACTTCCCTGACGACGATGACATCTTCGACATGATTGACGAGAACGAGCTCGAGAGCATCTCCAAACAATCAGAAACTGGACGGCAGATGAAAGACGATCCTAATCCTGTGAAATCTTTAAATCGTGGAATATCAGAAGTAACAAATATTCGTGCCAATAGAAACGATGATTCAATTGTCCTTTCTGAGGAAGAGCCAGAAGAAATGGGGTCATCACCTGTTGAAGATCCTCCAAAAAAtgccaaaaaattcaaaccaaGTGAACAGATTGATGAGAATCTGGAGGATATTGGAAGTTTAGATTGGGATGATTTCGAattagaagttgatactttgAAAGTAATTCAAACACCAGCGATTCCGCCTAAAAATCCTTCCCCCGTGAAATCAAGTTCTGTATCAGCACCTTTCAAGACATCTGAAACGTTTTCTGGGGTTAACAAAGGGATGAAGCCTTTACAAGTGACGAAAACGAGTGCTCAGAGTTCCTCAGGAAGGTCAGGATCTCCTTCAACgttgaaaatgaaatcaaCTGCTCAGATGAAGCCCCTGAACTCGACTCCACCAGGTTCAAAACTcctcaacaataaaaaaaacacaaagcCCGTCGAGAACAGGAGAGGAATTATGGATTATTTTAGAAAGACTGAGCAACCAAGTCCCAAGACCGTTGAACGTCCAAAACTCTGTGATTTCATTTGTGAAATAAAACGATTGTCCTTGACTCAAGGGTCGGTTTGCAAGAAAATCTGGGGAAGGACAAAGTATCTTGGGAAACTGGGGAAGGGTGCGATGGGCTGGATGCTTGAAGGATCGTTGACTGATGGCACTGACAGCCTAGATGTTGAGTTTTCGTCTAGTGTTTTGGAGAAGGAACTTGGCTTCACTGTCACTGAATTCGCTGTCCAGAAGAAACAGAGGAAGAATAATCCTGAGGTGGAGGAAAGATTGAGACAG GCATTTAGAGCTGCAGACGCAAGACTGAAAAATATGGACGCCCTCGTCGAAATCGAACTCTCCCTAGACAACAAAAAGCCAAAAGTCATATCTATCACAGACTTGAGTGATGCAGAAAGAAAAACCATCACTGAGTGTAAAAAACGTTTGGGATATTCGTGA
- the LOC135165004 gene encoding recQ-mediated genome instability protein 1-like isoform X1: MEECVERMKRQLCSKFYHMNDTWLNDCLDYYLTENPNATDDEILTFATAQWQLSDLREISNRKGCLPSNLVEQKSTTLTGKYILQVEKGYDISTPKYKQLEAMRKVANENIAVTDAEQTQAWEIKSKRMMQLFLTDGIQDVSAIEYQPIRFLKDIILPGLKIMIKGPVICRRGVILMDESNIMEIGGEVEHLLITNATENIFARTLNMPENPDPYNDTKQKTDEVAALFDDDFNDDLGEIIEMESENFSNRLPPANPQGSKSRKLNSSLNSTNTAKNVTRPVTRSEPSTLPVYFQAEPETGMEDIDFPDDDDIFDMIDENELESISKQSETGRQMKDDPNPVKSLNRGISEVTNIRANRNDDSIVLSEEEPEEMGSSPVEDPPKNAKKFKPSEQIDENLEDIGSLDWDDFELEVDTLKVIQTPAIPPKNPSPVKSSSVSAPFKTSETFSGVNKGMKPLQVTKTSAQSSSGRSGSPSTLKMKSTAQMKPLNSTPPGSKLLNNKKNTKPVENRRGIMDYFRKTEQPSPKTVERPKLCDFICEIKRLSLTQGSVCKKIWGRTKYLGKLGKGAMGWMLEGSLTDGTDSLDVEFSSSVLEKELGFTVTEFAVQKKQRKNNPEVEERLRQAFRAADARLKNMDALVEIELSLDNKKPKVISITDLSDAERKTITECKKRLGYS, encoded by the exons ATGGAGGAGTGTGTGGAGAGGATGAAGAGACAACTGTGCAGTAAATTTTACCACATGAACGACACATGGCTCAATGATTGTCTGGATTACTACCTGACGGAGAATCCAAAT GCAACTGATGATGAGATACTGACGTTTGCGACAGCTCAATGGCAACTGAGCGATTTACGGGAGATCAGCAACAGAAAGGGATGTTTGCCAAGCAACCTTGTTGAACAAAAATCCACCACCTTGACTGGCAAATACATTCTCCAG gtgGAGAAAGGTTATGACATATCCACCCCAAAATACAAACAACTAGAAGCTATGCGAAAGGTGGCGAACGAAAATATAGCAGTGACAGATGCAGAGCAGACACAAGCCTGGGAAATAAAGAGCAAAAGAATGATGCAGTTGTTTCTGACTGATGGCATTCAGGATGTGTCAGCGATCGAGTATCAGCCCATCAGGTTCCTCAAGGACATCATCCTTCCAGGCttgaaaatcatgataaaGGGACCCGTTATCTGTAGGAGAGGGGTCATTCTGATGGATGAATCGAATATAATGGAGATCGGGGGTGAAGTTGAGCATTTGCTGATTACCAATGCcacggaaaatatttttgcacgAACCTT GAACATGCCGGAGAATCCAGACCCCTACAATGACACAAAACAGAAGACAGACGAGGTAGCAGCCCTATTTGATGATGATTTCAACGACGACTTgggcgaaataatcgaaatgGAATCAGAAAATTTTAGCAATCGATTGCCACCAGCCAATCCCCAGGGCTCAAAGTCCCGAAAATTGAATTCCTCCCTAAATTCCACCAACACAGCCAAGAATGTGACGAGACCAGTGACTAGATCTGAACCATCAACTCTCCCCGTCTATTTCCAAGCTGAACCAGAAACAGGAATGGAGGACATCGACTTCCCTGACGACGATGACATCTTCGACATGATTGACGAGAACGAGCTCGAGAGCATCTCCAAACAATCAGAAACTGGACGGCAGATGAAAGACGATCCTAATCCTGTGAAATCTTTAAATCGTGGAATATCAGAAGTAACAAATATTCGTGCCAATAGAAACGATGATTCAATTGTCCTTTCTGAGGAAGAGCCAGAAGAAATGGGGTCATCACCTGTTGAAGATCCTCCAAAAAAtgccaaaaaattcaaaccaaGTGAACAGATTGATGAGAATCTGGAGGATATTGGAAGTTTAGATTGGGATGATTTCGAattagaagttgatactttgAAAGTAATTCAAACACCAGCGATTCCGCCTAAAAATCCTTCCCCCGTGAAATCAAGTTCTGTATCAGCACCTTTCAAGACATCTGAAACGTTTTCTGGGGTTAACAAAGGGATGAAGCCTTTACAAGTGACGAAAACGAGTGCTCAGAGTTCCTCAGGAAGGTCAGGATCTCCTTCAACgttgaaaatgaaatcaaCTGCTCAGATGAAGCCCCTGAACTCGACTCCACCAGGTTCAAAACTcctcaacaataaaaaaaacacaaagcCCGTCGAGAACAGGAGAGGAATTATGGATTATTTTAGAAAGACTGAGCAACCAAGTCCCAAGACCGTTGAACGTCCAAAACTCTGTGATTTCATTTGTGAAATAAAACGATTGTCCTTGACTCAAGGGTCGGTTTGCAAGAAAATCTGGGGAAGGACAAAGTATCTTGGGAAACTGGGGAAGGGTGCGATGGGCTGGATGCTTGAAGGATCGTTGACTGATGGCACTGACAGCCTAGATGTTGAGTTTTCGTCTAGTGTTTTGGAGAAGGAACTTGGCTTCACTGTCACTGAATTCGCTGTCCAGAAGAAACAGAGGAAGAATAATCCTGAGGTGGAGGAAAGATTGAGACAG GCATTTAGAGCTGCAGACGCAAGACTGAAAAATATGGACGCCCTCGTCGAAATCGAACTCTCCCTAGACAACAAAAAGCCAAAAGTCATATCTATCACAGACTTGAGTGATGCAGAAAGAAAAACCATCACTGAGTGTAAAAAACGTTTGGGATATTCGTGA
- the Uba3 gene encoding NEDD8-activating enzyme E1 catalytic subunit — MGSDHTHRRWGHLRKVLERSGPFCRPDFEPSPDTLQFLMENCKVLVIGAGGLGCELLKNLALMGFRRIHVIDMDTIELSNLNRQFLFRHKDLGSSKAEVAASFINSRIPGCQVVPHCCMIQAKDEQFYRQFHIVVCGLDSIIARRWINGMLISLLNYEDGELDQSSVIPMVDGGTEGFKGNARVILPGLTACIECTLDLYPPQVTYPLCTIANTPRLPEHCIEYVKVIQWPKENPFDAAIDGDDPQHINWIYEKSQERAIQFGIRGLSYRLVQGVVKNIIPAVASTNATIAATCATEVFKLATSCSASLNNYMVLNNLDGIYTYTYEAEKKIDCLACSEVPREILIRDSNVKLKELIDLLCEKPDLQMKNPGIVVNVEGKNRTLYMQTVQSIEERTRPNLTKTLRELELSDGVEINVADVTTPNTVTLKLKFQNTDVEMAE, encoded by the exons ATGGGATCTGATCACACTCACCGACGATGGGGGCACCTTCGAAAGGTCCTGGAGCGATCAGGGCCCTTTTGCCGGCCCGATTTCGAGCCCTCCCCAGACACCCTCCAATTTCTCATGGAGAACTGCAAGGTCCTGGTGATTGGAGCTGGTGGTCTAGGCTGTGAACTCCTCAAGAACCTCGCCCTCATGGGTTTTCGTCGGATTCACGTGATTGATATGGACACGATCGAGTTATCTAACCTTAATCGTCAGTTCCTCTTCAGACACAAGGACTTGGGTTCCTCGAAGGCTGAGGTAGCTGCCAGCTTCATAAACTCGAGAATTCCAGGATGTCAGGTTGTCCCCCACTGCTGCATGATTCAGGCCAAGGACGAGCAGTTTTATCGCCAGTTTCACATCGTCGTTTGTGGTCTGGACTCCATAATAGCCAGGAGATGGATAAATGGAATGTTGATATCACTGTTGAATTACGAGGATGGCGAGCTAGATCAATCATCTGTGATTCCCATGGTAGATGGGGGAACAGAAGGTTTTAAAGGGAATGCCAGGGTGATTCTTCCAGGGTTGACAGCTTGCATCGAGTGCACGCTTGACTTATACCCCCCACAAGTCACTTATCCACTCTGTACCATTGCCAACACCCCTAGACTCCCTGAGCACTGTATCGAGTATGTTAAAGTCATCCAGTGGCCCAAGGAGAATCCCTTCGATGCCGCTATCGATGGTGATGACCCTCAGCATATCAATTGGATCTATGAGAAGTCACAGGAGAGAGCGATACAATTTGGCATCAGGGGACTGTCTTACAGGCTCGTCCAGGGGGTTGTcaagaatattattccagcTGTGGCATCAACTAACGCAACCATTGCTGCCACCTGCGCTACCGAGGTTTTTAAATTGGCTACTAGCTGCAGTGCTTCTTTGAATAATTACATG gtACTGAATAACTTGGATGGCATTTACACATACACATATGAAGCAGAAAAAAAGATAGACTGTCTAGCATGCAGTGAAGTCCCTCGAGAAATACTAATTCGTGACAGCAACGTAAAACTCAAAGAACTCATAGATCTCTTGTGTGAGAAACCCGATCTCCAGATGAAAAATCCAGGAATTGTCGTCAACGTCGAGGGAAAGAACAGAACACTGTACATGCAGACAGTTCAGAGCATCGAGGAAAGAACTCGTCCCAACTTGACGAAAACTCTACGAGAACTAGAACTATCTGATGGCGTCGAGATCAACGTTGCTGACGTAACGACACCAAACACAGTGACtctgaaattaaaattccagaATACTGACGTAGAGATGGCTGAATAG
- the LOC135165012 gene encoding proliferation-associated protein 2G4, which produces MADKDESEKTIAEDLVVTKYKMAGELVNQALKQVLEKCVAGASVRETCEFGDKLLLEATSKVFKKEKELKKGIAFPTCISVNNCICHFSPIASEPDLILKEDDMVKVDLGAHIDGFIAVVAHTIVIGSSADKKVTGRKADVALAAHFASQAALRLLKPGTETYSITSTVEKICGAYKCKPIEGMLSHQLKQFKIDGEKTIIQNPSDAQKREHEKYTLETHEVYAMDVLVSTGEGVGREQDTRVTIYKKTEEAYQLKLKTSRMFYCEVTHKHGLMPFNLRTFEDEKKAKMAVVECVNHRLIEPFQVLYEKPSEHVAQFKFTVLLMPNGPHKITGLPFEIDSFQSDCVVDDQELKTLLSSSANPKSAKKKKKKAEKALGEVAMEVDAKA; this is translated from the exons ATGGCGGACAAAGACGAAAGTGAAAAGACCATCGCTGAAGACTTGGTTGTTACCAAGTATAAAATGGCTGGAGAGCTCGTAAACC AGGCCCTCAAACAAGTCCTGGAGAAATGTGTGGCGGGTGCCTCCGTGAGAGAAACATGTGAGTTTGGTGACAAACTGTTGCTGGAGGCGACCAGTAAAGTCTtcaagaaagagaaagagttGAAGAAAGGTATTGCGTTCCCCACGTGCATATCTGTCAACAACTGCATTTGCCACTTCTCACCAATCGCTAGTGAGCCCGATCTCATTCTGAAGGAAGACGACATGGTTAAAGT TGATCTTGGGGCACACATAGACGGTTTTATCGCTGTTGTGGCACACACGATTGTTATCGGTTCCTCAGCGGATAAAAAAGTCACTGGGAGAAAGGCCGATGTTGCTCTTGCTGCTCATTTTGCCTCGCAGGCGGCTCTCAGGCTATTAAAACCAGGGACTGAG ACATACTCCATAACCAGTACAGTTGAAAAAATCTGTGGTGCCTACAAGTGCAAGCCAATCGAGGGAATGTTATCCCATCAATTGAAGCAATTCAAAATCGACGGTGAGAAAACAATTATTCAGAATCCAAGCGATGCACAGAAGAGGGAGCACGAGAAGTATACCCTGGAGACTCATGAGGTATATGCTATGGACGTGCTGGTGAGCACTGGTGAAGGAGTTGGACGCGAACAGGACACTCGTGTCACCATATACAAAAAAACTGAAGAAGCCTATCAGTTGAAGCTTAAGACATCTCGTATGTTCTACTGTGAAGTTACTCACAAGCATGGCCTAATGCCCTTCAATTTACGCACCTTCGAAGATGAGAAAAAAGCCAAAATGGCGGTTGTTGAGTGTGTTAATCACAGACTCATTGAGCCATTCCAAGTGCTTTATGAAAAACCTAGCGAACATGTGGCACAGTTTAAATTTACAGTATTGTTGATGCCTAATGGACCACATAAAATCACTGGTTTACCATTTGAAATTGACTCATTCCAGTCAGATTGCGTTGTAGACGATCAAGAGTTGaag actCTTCTGAGCTCCTCAGCAAACCCTAAGTCCgcaaagaagaagaaaaagaaggCCGAGAAAGCTCTGGGAGAAGTAGCAATGGAGGTAGATGCCAAGGCTTAa
- the LOC135165025 gene encoding uncharacterized protein LOC135165025 — protein MGIIRLAVKSSLAGGFIYYTAQEGLWSSAEDTIKFYEKIYNKITPYVKEYVSSEITTGIATVPSATTMIGCSRGVWNKGVKISFEFLSELPSHMSNGIDSLMSLPAIKDSVESIKGGDQAPAQTKAS, from the exons ATGGGAATTATTCG GCTCGCTGTGAAGTCTAGTTTAGCTggtggatttatttattacactGCCCAGGAGGGTCTATGGTCCTCAGCTGAGGACACCATTAAATTCTACGAGAAGATCTATAATAAGATTACACCTTATGTTAAGGAGTATGTCAGTTCAGAAATCACTACTGGG atAGCAACAGTACCAAGTGCAACAACAATGATCGGTTGCTCCCGAGGGGTATGGAACAAGGGTGTGAAAATAAGCTTCGAATTCTTGTCTGAATTGCCAAGCCACATGTCAAATGGTATTGACTCACTAATGTCACTGCCAGCTATCAAAGACTCAGTCGAGAGCATAAAAGGAGGCGATCAGGCACCAGCACAGACTAAAGCCTCATGA